The DNA segment TTACTCGGATGCCATATTAGGCCTCATTTGTCTGGTGGTGTTGCTACTCTTGAGAGTAAGTAAACGGAAAATTGGCGAACCGAATACAACTATTGCGAATTTCGCTAAATTCATAAAACTAATGCCTTGATTTTCACCTTTCCCCAGCAATTAGCACACATCAATTTCAAGAAGAATACACCAAATACATGCAGACTTAAGAAAGTTCTATGGTATGTAAGCATCTCACGCAATGCCCTGGTTGTCTTCATCTGCAGTACAATCACGTACTTATGGGTGAAAAATCGGTCGATGGAGGCGATACCATACACGCTTACTGCGAAGGTTACCTCGGCTCAATTGACATTCAGCTTGCCACCATTCGCTTTTGATTACAGGAACACAACACTCGTATTCACCGACATCATTCACGAACTGGGTGGTGGCATTGTGGTGGTGCCCATCGTTGCTATTTTAGCGAATGTGGCTATTGCAAAGGCTTTTGGTGAGCTCAACACTTTCTTAATCGtgtgttcaaaaaaataaataaaactcttACAGTTAAGGACAATCGTTTGGATGCATCCCAGGAAATGTTGACTCTGGGTATTTGTAACATAGCTGGATCGTTCTTCAATTGCATGCCTACGTGTGGTGCTTTCACGCGCTCCGCCGTCAGTCAGGCGAGTGGTGTGCGCACTCCCTTGAGCGGTATATATACAGGTAATGTATTGGAACATTACACGTGAAGCAGTCCAacatttttctctttcttttgcaGCTATTTTGGTGTACTTGGCGCTCAGTGTGCTTACTCCATACTTTGGGTATATACCAAGGTCGTCAATTGCAGCTTTACTTATTATAGCTGTGGTGTTTATGGTGCGTAAGCAAAGATCTAAAATTCAATACCCCATCTCTCATAAAATTACGATAAGGGCACCCTTCGTATGCATCATATACCTCTGCATGTTTCCTCCAGTTTATTATTAACACATAATTGATAAACATAgttacatatactacatatgtatagcatatCTTGGGCATTATTTTGAGTAGGTGCCAAAGCCTCATCGAAAACTAAAAATGTAGCCCTTGTTATTATGTTGTTATTTTACttgttagaaaaatataaaactaataaaCATTTTGCTGATGAATTCTTCCAGATCGACTTCTCGCCCATTAAAGAACTTTGGCGCACGAATAAAAAGGATTTCTTCAGTTGGGTTGGATGCTTTATCGTATGCCTCGCCGCAGGCGTAGAAGTGGGTCTACTCTTTGGTATCGTGCTAAATATGATTTTCGTACTTTTACGATTGGGCAATCCCAAAGTGGAGGTGGCACTGATGGAGGTAAGCGTAAAAGAGAAATTTACCTCCAAAAtgcatatttcaatattttcttcttctgcTCGAACATTACAGTGCGAAAATCGCAATTACATCTTCGTCAGTCCCACCTCCGATGTCTACTATTCAGGTATAGAATATATTCGAGATAAAATCAACGAGGCTTGTTTGCTGTATCGAGACGATTTTCCAGTTGTATTGGATTGCCGACGGTTCATGCAGTTCGATGCTACGTTCGTGGATGTAATCAGTGCTGTGGCTAAGGAATTGCGCGAACGTGATGTTTTATTGGTGTTGTTCGGCATTAGTGAGGAATCACAGCAATTAATGCATAAATCGGAGAACATCAACTATTGTGAAGGTGATCGTATTTGCTCCGACGATTTATCACCAAAGAAACAGTAACTACAAATGGTGCCGAAGACCAATTGTGATcacatttgtaaatataaagaCTAATGAGAACACGAGAGAAAAGAGTAGTATTATTGTTCATTAGAACTAAATAGGTGTCGTAGCTAGACACGAGATAGTTCCTCATTATCTAATCATAGACCACATTATTGTCattattagttaattaattaaaagtattttattttaactctatatgtatatatagtgtgTTGAATATATatgttgatttattttgttttcaattttgattgTCTTTCATTCAATCAACATTTTGAATTCGTTATTTTCCGAAATGCGTAGAAATCCATCCTCGATGCCCACTGTTTAGCTTTTAAGTGTGTCGCTAATAAACAAACACGAATCCTGCAAAGGATTTGCATAATTGTGATGATTTCGTTAACCGTAACATCAGTTCACAAGCCAACTTACTTATTCTGATAATCCCATATCATTACATAAGAGTAAAACTATCAGATGATATTATTTGATACATTTTATAgatgaaataattcaaaatctccaaatttttgattaaatgcaATTCCATCTAGTATAGTTGCAACTTTTGCTATTTTGGCATCTAAGGAAATCGGAGAGACTTTGCTTTGCTGATTTATGATAGCGTCAACGGTTGGCTTTATTCATTGTATCGTTGATTCTCCACTCTGCGGACTGCCAGTCAgataataatgtatgtatatacatatgtatgttatatgaatgaaaaataacgtacaagcacacatatacatatgtatgtatgccagtTTTCGTTGTAACTGCTGACGTTAATCGTTGATTGTAAAACTGCATATGAAAACAATTTCACTGAATTTACGCCGAATGTGGgaatttaacttaatttcgGCGTAATTCTCctcatttttatttgttcttgGTAAACAGTGGCTAAGATTTTATCTTTGTTGTTTAATAGATTAAATGAGAAGCCTTAAACTGCATATATGACTGGCTTTGTATGTGTAGACGTGTATTAATAGTTAACACTTTATAAAGCTTGAGCGATAGTTAGTTATGTGACGATTTTATGGCATATCCgacgaaaaaatcaaaacaaataatatttcacGTTGCGCACACTGTTCTGAAACGTGCTTTAATGAAGGTTCGTATTGCAGGTCGATGAAAACGGATCTTTGCTACGCCCATAAAAAGCCGTTAAGCGAAATGTTGTAAACTACTAAAACTGTAATACGATAAAAGAAATCGCAGAAGAAGGGTGCATCTGTTGAAAACCTCGCCACATTTAGGTGAAATCCTGTACGTTAGTTACCATTCTACCAAATTCAACATTATCCTAACATTCTTAAAGTGtgaacacaatggctacgacagactgcagcggcacgacagtgaactgaaaacgtcgttgttcatcttactacatgtacattttgagaagcaacaacaacacaatggccggcatgtacacaaaacaacgcagttgtccattttgcatgtacacaatttcgttgtggccatactaatacctttcacttcaatgaaattttaatattttgttcaaagtgaaattttttatgcaaaaaataagtaaataggtaaatatttttgctttaaattatcacttgttattacaaatgatataatagagctataatatagctattttatgcttttatttgtaaaatagcatcaagtttgttagagctgtgaataattttacattttacatattagtggcatcaccactctacctcctctttctatcttccattctactgtcaactctactgtcgtcctactgtcgttggcaaaaataggagcaaattgaagttagcgagaacgacaactgtcggcctgcagtcgtgtagtcgtgcagctgtcaaaataacactgcccataagaacgtgtgtattttaatatttgacagatgtagtttgcagtctgtcgtagccattgtgtttacacttttacGCAACCGTGTGAAAGAGGGCGAATTCGAACTACAACTTCGCTACTTCgcaaatatcacaatttttattcCATATGATTCTTTCACTTCACAATTAACTTATAAATCAGGCACCAATTGTAGGAatcgaaatatacatatgtatgtattatgcaaATACCAAATATGTGGAGCGCTATACCTACAGCtgactttttatcgaaattaGCGGTCAATCTGTAAggtatattattgaaattcagagaaaatcttgttccattaaaaatttataatttatcttGCATAACCTTAAAACCAACTGCTGGCTAAAATTTGAAGAAGACAaagttcgaaattatttttctgcaatattttcttttttgcaattatgtatttacgattttttcgcatttacttttattaaataaattataagttaTAGAAAAAGTATAATAATACCGTATAACAATTGTCTGTTTCATCATTATCATCATCGttattaaagttattattttagatttattttttattatacatattatgtaatTTGTAATTATCGTGTATGCATTCACCGTTTCTTTGCCTAATTTCTTTGACTTTTTTTCAGTTAGTGATAAGTTCATAACctgtgaaagtattcgacagtttctttcgcaattttttaatttcatagtaaatagttattaaacaaaattttgctagGGACATTTTTGCTAAGTAttgtaatttatgtatgtaagtaaacatctctgtattgtatgtatgtatgcgtaagtAAACATGTGAACAATCTGCAAtactacgtacatatgtacatatgtatgattgtaaGTGAGAATTTACATACACATGGTGGTTGGTATatctgtatgtttgtatgaatttGTAAAGGTTGCGTTCTATGCTTTCAAcgagtatatacttatgtaagtatgtaagtagtTATAGTGACTAGTGGGCGTGGCTTTAACAAGtgaatatgtgtttgtgtgtgtctaATAGTATTGGTAAGTGTGATATCTTGAGCTGATATCGTTTAAATGCGGccatttatttcataataaataaatttcttgaaattttaaagCTTGGCTTGCCAGCTAACTGCCAGCTGTGAGTGATAAGATGAATATAATTTCAGAAATGTAGTTGGCAATAACGGTCGTGATTAGAAGGATTATTAGTAAACCACTTTTcagtaagtacatacatacatatgtaaatcctATTTATACATATTACGGTATGTATTTAGTTTTCATTGCTTATTATCAACATATCGCTT comes from the Bactrocera neohumeralis isolate Rockhampton chromosome 2, APGP_CSIRO_Bneo_wtdbg2-racon-allhic-juicebox.fasta_v2, whole genome shotgun sequence genome and includes:
- the LOC126760927 gene encoding sodium-independent sulfate anion transporter isoform X1; this translates as MRFFIKRTFRLPQLTNYKSQNCDDDSQKRKSTNNEKPVENSFDKTQPGFSKNEDDIQNADNLVENKSLEELKPMKNGELLDTKVTIDTVKYEQPPEKHWILRRLSFLNWLKTYDRETAIADLIAGITLGLTIIPQSIAYAALAGLSSEYGLYSAIIGTVFYALFGTIPQVSIGPTSLMSLMVLQFVGERPVQFVVVLAFLAGLVELLMGVFQLGFVVNFIPTPVTKAFTSATAVIVAAVQFKNLLGIKGKGVPSFGELFKRIHYSDAILGLICLVVLLLLRQLAHINFKKNTPNTCRLKKVLWYVSISRNALVVFICSTITYLWVKNRSMEAIPYTLTAKVTSAQLTFSLPPFAFDYRNTTLVFTDIIHELGGGIVVVPIVAILANVAIAKAFVKDNRLDASQEMLTLGICNIAGSFFNCMPTCGAFTRSAVSQASGVRTPLSGIYTAILVYLALSVLTPYFGYIPRSSIAALLIIAVVFMIDFSPIKELWRTNKKDFFSWVGCFIVCLAAGVEVGLLFGIVLNMIFVLLRLGNPKVEVALMECENRNYIFVSPTSDVYYSGIEYIRDKINEACLLYRDDFPVVLDCRRFMQFDATFVDVISAVAKELRERDVLLVLFGISEESQQLMHKSENINYCEGDRICSDDLSPKKQ
- the LOC126760927 gene encoding sodium-independent sulfate anion transporter isoform X2, with translation MTKPKNLTAEALEELKPMKNGELLDTKVTIDTVKYEQPPEKHWILRRLSFLNWLKTYDRETAIADLIAGITLGLTIIPQSIAYAALAGLSSEYGLYSAIIGTVFYALFGTIPQVSIGPTSLMSLMVLQFVGERPVQFVVVLAFLAGLVELLMGVFQLGFVVNFIPTPVTKAFTSATAVIVAAVQFKNLLGIKGKGVPSFGELFKRIHYSDAILGLICLVVLLLLRQLAHINFKKNTPNTCRLKKVLWYVSISRNALVVFICSTITYLWVKNRSMEAIPYTLTAKVTSAQLTFSLPPFAFDYRNTTLVFTDIIHELGGGIVVVPIVAILANVAIAKAFVKDNRLDASQEMLTLGICNIAGSFFNCMPTCGAFTRSAVSQASGVRTPLSGIYTAILVYLALSVLTPYFGYIPRSSIAALLIIAVVFMIDFSPIKELWRTNKKDFFSWVGCFIVCLAAGVEVGLLFGIVLNMIFVLLRLGNPKVEVALMECENRNYIFVSPTSDVYYSGIEYIRDKINEACLLYRDDFPVVLDCRRFMQFDATFVDVISAVAKELRERDVLLVLFGISEESQQLMHKSENINYCEGDRICSDDLSPKKQ